TCGCCTATAGCCAGGTCTGCACGCACTTGTCGTGCGCCGTGGTGTATGACGCATCACGTCGGCAGCTCGAGTGCCCGTGCCATCACGGCGTGTTTGCAGTCGCGGACGGATCCGTGGTCGCGGGTCCCCCGCCGCGACCGTTGCCGCGCGTGACGCTCGAGCGTCACGGCGACGACCTCGTCGCCGTCGGCATGCAGACGGAGATCGCCCATGACTGAGCCGCGCCCTTCGGATCGCAAGCGGCGGCTCGTCGCGATCGACGGCGCGCTTGCGCTGATGGCCGTCGTCCTGATGGTTCAGATGTGGCTGCTCACCGCCACGCTCGAGCAGTTCCTCCGCGGTCATCGCTCGATCGCGGGGCCGGCTGCAATCGCCGCCGGCGTGTTGTTCGCCGGGTGTGCCGCGCTCGCGCTCCTGGTGCATCGCATCGACACGACCAACCGTCGCCCCACCGACAAAACCGAGCGCCGCTGAAAGGCCGCCCCGAATCTTTTCGGGGCGCACGTGAATGAATTCGGGGTCGTTCGTCCCGGCCGCCACGACAGCCGCTGAATTCAGGCCGATTTCACCATGCCCAACGGGCATTGACCTTGCACTGTGTCTCGACCAGGAGACGGCTATGAAACGAACGAAAACTGACCGCATCTGTTGCTGCTCGGGAACGACTCAGTGCTGCTGCGGACCCGATTGCACCTGCTGCGGCGGCAAGAAGTAGTTAGCCATCGCCGAGGTCGCGCAACGACCCTGCAGGCGGCGGTGCCTGGCACAGAGGAAGAAGACCGTGCCGACGCCGCCGCCGACCGATCGCACGCGAGACCATTATGAAGGCCGCATTCCTCCATCCGAAACATCCCGACCGAACCTGCTGGGGCTGCGACCGGCTGTGTCCGGCGAACGACCTCGGTTGCGGCAACGGGACGGTGCGGACCCAGCATCCGGTGGAGTTGTTCGGCGATGACTGGCTCGAGTTCGCCGAGGCACGTCAAGGTGGGATCGAGGGCGAGCCTGATCGGTCCGACATCGGGCCCGAGTTCGAGGGCAATGATCCCGACACGACGGAGTTGTGACGCCTGTGCGATTACGGGAAGCCCATATATGCGTAGGTTCAAAGCGCAGCTCCGGCATAGAATCGCCGAGACAATTCCGGGCTCGCGTCAGCCCGATGGCTCCGTCGGTCTCATCTGCACAGTTGCCAACGCTGCGCTGTTCTGCACCTGGCAGGGCGCTTGCTCTACAGCTGGTGATCGTTAACCGGGGGTAGCCCGTGCCCAAGTCATTTCAATCCCGCGCACCGTTCGCCACTGGATGGCTGATCTGCAGCATCTGCATGTGGTTAGCGGCGTTTGGCGTCGTCCGCAGCCGGGCGGCTGCGGGCACAGTGCCGCCGCCAGCCCCCCAGAAATCTTCCGCGCAGACCCCGAAAAATCCCTCGCCTGCCGCAGCCGCCCAGGCCGCAACTACGGGCACCTACGTTGGTGAGGAGACGTGTCTTCGCTGCCACGAGGCCCAGAAGGCCGGCTACGAGAAGAGCCCGCATCACCGCGCGATGGATCCGCGCACGCCGGCGGCCAAGCAGAGCTGCGAGACCTGTCATGGGCCGGGGAGCGAGCACGCCGAGGATCCGCTGCACAAGCCCGTCAAGGACTTCAAGAAGCTGCCGGCGAGCGACGTCAACGCGACGTGTCTGACCTGCCACAGCCGGGGCGAGCATGCGCTCTGGGACGGCAGCAAACACGAAACTCGCGGACTCGCGTGCACGACCTGCCACAGCGTCCACAGCTATCAGTCGCAGACCGCGCAGCTCAAGGCGAAGACCGAGATGCAGCTCTGCGCGACCTGCCATCGCGACAAGGTCACGAAGATGGAGCGGCAGTCGCACATGCCCGTGGCCGAGGGCTCGATGACCTGCTCGACGTGTCACAACCCGCACGGCGCCACGAACGTGAAGCTTCTCAAGAAGGGCGAGTCGGTGAACGACCTGTGCACGTCGTGCCATGCCGACAAGCGCGGTCCGTTCCTGTGGGAGCATCCCCCAGTCCGGCAGGGCTGCGTGACCTGTCACGACGCGCACGGCTCGCAGAACGACAGCATGCTCGTGGCGAAACTTCCGCTGCTCTGCCAGCGGTGCCACATCTCCACGCGTCATCCGAGCACCCTCTATGACGCGACCCAGCTGACGAAGCCGCAGCTCGAGAATCGCGGCTGCGTGAACTGTCACATCCAGATTCACGGGTCGACGCATCCGGTCGGCCAGTTCTTCCTGCGCTGACGGAGCACCTATGCGCACTGCGGCTTGCACGTTCCTCGTGTTGTGTGTCGCCTCCGCCTCGGTGGCGGCTTCTCCCCAGGCTGCCGACCGGCAGACGACAGCGGCGGCCGCACCGGCCCAGGCGGCGACGCCCGCCGACATCGGGACGACGACCAGCGGATCCTTCGATCTGGGCGGCCGCGGCACGACGTTCACCGGAGACAGCGCGCGCTTCAACCAGTTCCGCGATCTGTCGAACGGACT
The DNA window shown above is from Candidatus Binatia bacterium and carries:
- a CDS encoding DUF6755 family protein; the protein is MTEPRPSDRKRRLVAIDGALALMAVVLMVQMWLLTATLEQFLRGHRSIAGPAAIAAGVLFAGCAALALLVHRIDTTNRRPTDKTERR
- a CDS encoding DUF3079 domain-containing protein; translation: MKAAFLHPKHPDRTCWGCDRLCPANDLGCGNGTVRTQHPVELFGDDWLEFAEARQGGIEGEPDRSDIGPEFEGNDPDTTEL
- a CDS encoding DmsE family decaheme c-type cytochrome, coding for MPPPAPQKSSAQTPKNPSPAAAAQAATTGTYVGEETCLRCHEAQKAGYEKSPHHRAMDPRTPAAKQSCETCHGPGSEHAEDPLHKPVKDFKKLPASDVNATCLTCHSRGEHALWDGSKHETRGLACTTCHSVHSYQSQTAQLKAKTEMQLCATCHRDKVTKMERQSHMPVAEGSMTCSTCHNPHGATNVKLLKKGESVNDLCTSCHADKRGPFLWEHPPVRQGCVTCHDAHGSQNDSMLVAKLPLLCQRCHISTRHPSTLYDATQLTKPQLENRGCVNCHIQIHGSTHPVGQFFLR